One Sphaerisporangium krabiense DNA segment encodes these proteins:
- the rsmH gene encoding 16S rRNA (cytosine(1402)-N(4))-methyltransferase RsmH, translating to MHVDEHAGVHGEPGGHVPVMLRRVLELLAPALDRPGAVLVDANLGLGGHAEALLAAHPGLHLVGIDRDPDAIARSTARLAPYAGRATLVRAVSDELPGVLARTGHPRVDGVLFDLGVSSPQLDEAGRGFAYSYDAPLDMRMDSEQELTAHIVVNTYSEGELTRILRDYGEERFASRVARLIVRQRAAGPIASTKRLAEIVREAIPAATRRTGGNPAKRTFQALRIEVNGELSAFEGALPAALDALTVGGRVVVLSYHSLEDRLSKQIIAERTRDTSPPGLPVPLPAHAPRFRSVTRGAEVPDEDEIARNPRAASARLRAAERIREPE from the coding sequence ATGCATGTCGACGAGCATGCCGGAGTTCACGGCGAGCCGGGCGGTCACGTCCCGGTGATGCTGCGCCGTGTCCTCGAACTGCTGGCACCGGCCCTGGACAGGCCCGGCGCCGTGCTGGTCGACGCCAACCTCGGTCTCGGGGGGCACGCCGAGGCGCTGCTCGCCGCGCACCCCGGCCTCCACCTGGTCGGCATCGACCGCGACCCCGACGCCATCGCGCGCTCCACCGCCCGCCTCGCGCCCTACGCCGGGCGCGCCACCCTGGTGCGGGCCGTCTCCGACGAACTGCCCGGCGTGCTCGCGCGCACCGGGCACCCGAGGGTCGACGGCGTGCTGTTCGACCTCGGCGTCTCCTCTCCCCAGCTCGACGAGGCCGGGCGCGGCTTCGCCTACTCCTACGACGCCCCGCTGGACATGCGCATGGACTCCGAGCAGGAGCTCACGGCGCACATCGTCGTGAACACCTACTCCGAGGGCGAGCTCACCCGCATCCTGCGCGACTACGGAGAGGAGCGCTTCGCCTCCCGCGTCGCGCGCCTCATCGTCAGGCAGCGCGCCGCCGGGCCCATCGCGTCCACCAAGCGGCTCGCGGAGATCGTCCGTGAGGCGATCCCGGCCGCGACCCGCCGCACCGGCGGGAACCCCGCCAAGAGAACGTTCCAAGCACTGCGCATCGAGGTGAACGGAGAGCTGAGCGCCTTCGAGGGCGCCCTCCCCGCCGCGCTCGACGCCCTGACGGTCGGAGGGCGGGTGGTCGTCCTTTCGTACCACTCGCTGGAGGACCGGCTGAGCAAGCAGATCATCGCCGAGCGGACCAGGGACACGAGCCCTCCGGGGCTCCCCGTCCCCCTGCCGGCGCACGCGCCGAGGTTCCGCTCGGTGACCAGAGGGGCGGAGGTCCCGGACGAGGACGAGATCGCGCGCAACCCGCGCGCGGCCTCGGCCCGGCTGCGGGCCGCAGAGAGAATCCGGGAGCCGGAATGA
- the mraZ gene encoding division/cell wall cluster transcriptional repressor MraZ: MFLGTHHPRLDEKGRLFLPAKYREELAEGLVITKGQERCLYVFPVEEFQRITEALRTAPVTAKAVRDYSRVLFAGASDETPDKQGRITIPQGLREYAGLRRDCAVIGANTRLEIWDAAAWDTYLAAQEQAFSDLSEEVLPGIL; encoded by the coding sequence GTGTTTCTCGGCACCCATCACCCGCGTCTGGATGAGAAAGGACGACTGTTCCTGCCGGCGAAGTACCGTGAGGAGCTGGCGGAGGGTCTTGTGATCACCAAGGGCCAGGAGCGGTGCCTCTACGTGTTTCCCGTGGAGGAGTTCCAGCGCATCACCGAGGCGCTGCGTACCGCACCCGTGACCGCCAAGGCCGTCCGCGATTACAGTCGCGTCCTTTTCGCCGGCGCCTCCGACGAGACGCCCGACAAACAAGGGCGGATCACCATTCCCCAGGGCCTGCGCGAGTACGCGGGCCTCCGCCGGGACTGCGCCGTCATCGGGGCGAACACCCGGCTGGAGATCTGGGACGCCGCGGCCTGGGACACCTACCTGGCCGCCCAAGAGCAGGCTTTCTCCGATCTCTCGGAGGAGGTGCTGCCAGGGATCCTTTGA
- a CDS encoding transglutaminase family protein — translation MRLPIAAALATAAVSLTLYPLFREGDWFWTGMGAILVVGAVSVLTTRPAVPRWLGPPLGLLMLGLYLNMVFAADHSWGRVVPTAESLVALAGLLGEGFADIQRYAAPVPANPGITLLTAGGVGLIALAVDLLAVRLRRAAPAGLPLLALFTVPAAVMTEPLGWPAFILGALGYVGLLAADGRERLSTWGRAVLVRRTRAAAATAKPDSTPISLSGKRIGIAAIALAVGVPALMPTLAPNPLFGFGVGSGTGAGGNTIEIPDPIANLRGRLTQPGNATVLTYTNSDNTARYLRMYSLDIFDGRRWTMSQPKGRPENSVAEGALPAPPGLAPDVPVKQVTTRLKVSDAVEGLSFLPLPYPATTVQVDGDWRADESTLMVFSTRDTAGGQEYEVGQREPRPTPELLADLAASPDPEVDARYLRLPDDMPPEITLTAHGLVADTDSPYEAAVKLQNWFTNTGGFTYSLRTQGNGSDALVDFLRNKTGYCEQFAAAMAVMARVLGVPARVAIGYTGGTFSDGVWQVRTHDLHAWPELYFEGAGWLRFEPTPSGGLGQATARVPDYSRPPVTTGGPDSTSTAPTAGPESGDPETSSAPRRAVRDPDANLPQGSVDAETGSPVPAMIGIGLAVLLLILLVPAAWRAATRYRREHVRARAGSGVTAAGVPMVTGGGAEVSSGDGRVARAVHGTWRELIDTLHDLGLGYELSETPRALARRLAERHELDADAAAAVARIASAEERLRYARTPGEIPPLTADLRVVRRALRRAVPRGRRLRATLMPASTLMRVRRAGAAMLDGFDRLENIRLWPRRRHQDAAGGPEPAEETRVLTGSRR, via the coding sequence ATGAGACTCCCGATCGCCGCGGCGCTGGCCACGGCCGCGGTGTCGCTCACCCTCTATCCCCTGTTCCGCGAGGGCGACTGGTTCTGGACCGGCATGGGGGCGATCCTGGTCGTCGGCGCCGTGTCGGTCCTCACCACCCGGCCCGCGGTGCCGCGCTGGCTCGGCCCCCCGCTCGGCCTGCTGATGCTCGGCCTCTACCTGAACATGGTGTTCGCCGCCGACCACTCCTGGGGGCGGGTCGTCCCGACCGCCGAGTCCCTGGTCGCGCTGGCCGGCCTGCTGGGCGAGGGATTCGCCGACATCCAGCGGTACGCCGCCCCGGTGCCGGCCAACCCGGGCATCACGCTGCTCACCGCCGGGGGCGTCGGCCTGATCGCGCTGGCGGTGGACCTGCTCGCCGTGCGGCTGCGCCGCGCGGCGCCGGCGGGGCTGCCGCTGCTGGCCCTGTTCACCGTGCCCGCGGCGGTGATGACCGAGCCCCTCGGGTGGCCGGCGTTCATCCTCGGCGCGCTCGGGTACGTGGGCCTGCTCGCCGCGGACGGGCGCGAGCGGCTCAGCACCTGGGGCCGGGCCGTCCTCGTGCGCAGGACGCGCGCCGCCGCCGCGACCGCCAAGCCCGACAGCACGCCGATCTCCCTGTCGGGCAAGCGCATCGGCATCGCCGCCATCGCGCTGGCCGTCGGCGTGCCCGCGCTCATGCCCACCCTGGCGCCCAACCCCCTGTTCGGGTTCGGCGTCGGCTCGGGCACCGGCGCGGGCGGCAACACGATCGAGATCCCCGACCCGATCGCGAACCTGCGCGGCCGGCTCACCCAGCCCGGCAACGCGACCGTCCTCACCTACACCAACAGCGACAACACCGCCCGCTACCTGCGGATGTACTCGCTGGACATCTTCGACGGGCGGCGGTGGACGATGTCGCAGCCCAAGGGCCGCCCCGAGAACAGCGTGGCGGAGGGCGCGCTGCCCGCGCCGCCCGGCCTGGCCCCCGACGTGCCGGTGAAGCAGGTGACCACCCGGCTCAAGGTGAGCGACGCGGTGGAGGGGCTCAGCTTCCTGCCGCTGCCCTACCCCGCGACCACGGTCCAGGTGGACGGCGACTGGCGCGCCGACGAGTCGACGCTCATGGTCTTCTCCACGCGCGACACCGCGGGCGGCCAGGAGTACGAGGTCGGCCAGCGCGAGCCGCGGCCGACCCCCGAGCTGCTGGCGGACCTGGCGGCGAGCCCGGACCCCGAGGTCGACGCCCGGTACCTGCGGCTCCCCGACGACATGCCCCCGGAGATCACGCTCACCGCGCACGGCCTGGTCGCGGACACCGACAGCCCGTACGAGGCGGCCGTCAAGCTGCAGAACTGGTTCACCAACACGGGCGGGTTCACCTACAGCCTGCGCACCCAGGGCAACGGCAGCGACGCGCTGGTGGACTTCCTGCGGAACAAGACCGGCTACTGCGAGCAGTTCGCCGCGGCGATGGCGGTCATGGCGCGGGTGCTCGGCGTGCCCGCCCGGGTCGCGATCGGCTACACCGGCGGCACCTTCTCGGACGGCGTCTGGCAGGTCCGCACGCACGACCTGCACGCCTGGCCGGAGCTGTACTTCGAGGGCGCGGGCTGGCTGCGCTTCGAGCCGACGCCCTCGGGCGGGCTCGGCCAGGCCACGGCCAGGGTCCCGGACTACTCGCGCCCGCCCGTCACGACCGGCGGCCCCGACTCCACGAGCACCGCGCCGACGGCCGGGCCCGAGAGCGGCGACCCGGAGACCTCCTCGGCGCCGCGGCGCGCCGTCCGCGACCCGGACGCGAACCTTCCCCAGGGCTCGGTGGACGCGGAGACCGGCTCGCCGGTCCCCGCCATGATCGGGATCGGGCTGGCGGTCCTGCTGCTCATCCTGCTCGTCCCCGCCGCCTGGCGGGCCGCCACCCGGTACCGGCGTGAGCACGTGCGGGCCCGCGCGGGGTCCGGCGTCACGGCGGCCGGCGTCCCGATGGTCACCGGGGGCGGGGCCGAGGTCTCCTCCGGAGATGGACGGGTCGCGCGCGCGGTGCACGGCACGTGGCGCGAGCTGATCGACACCCTGCACGACCTCGGCCTCGGGTACGAGCTCAGCGAGACGCCCCGCGCGCTGGCGCGCAGGCTGGCCGAGCGGCACGAGCTGGACGCGGACGCCGCGGCGGCCGTGGCCAGGATCGCCTCGGCCGAGGAACGGCTGCGGTACGCGCGCACGCCGGGCGAGATCCCGCCCCTGACCGCGGACCTGCGGGTCGTGCGGCGGGCGCTGCGGCGGGCCGTGCCGCGCGGGCGGCGGCTGCGCGCGACGCTGATGCCGGCCTCGACGCTGATGCGGGTGCGCCGGGCGGGCGCGGCGATGCTGGACGGCTTCGACCGCCTGGAGAACATCCGCCTGTGGCCGCGCCGCCGTCACCAGGACGCGGCGGGCGGGCCGGAGCCGGCGGAGGAGACCCGGGTGCTCACCGGCTCGCGCCGCTGA
- a CDS encoding DUF58 domain-containing protein, with protein sequence MIAGLRALTSRGRSFLASGVAALLCAVALGEHDLLRVSVLVIALPLLSAMVVARTRYRLSCARRLYPARVPVGTDSTVTLRLENVTRLPTGLLLIEDTVPYAVGTRPRFVLDRVESQGVREIDYKVRSDLRGRFPIGPLSVRIADPFGLVELTRGFAATDTLTVVPEVVPLPHVRLSGEWTGGGDSRTASVAAAGDDDVGPREYRQGDDLRRVHWRSTARYGELMVRREEQQRQSRGALLLDTRRHAHRGEGPRSSFEVAVSAAASIGAHLAHDGLGLRLVTDQGAQHLADASGGHGLLDALAVVRQSTARSLESGVAALRQGGGDGLIVAVLGDLDPEEARALARLRHGGVTGVAVLLDVRGWQQTPAHHTAENEPYELARAVLAGAGWRVVRLPAGTSIAAVWQEAAQNSRFAGPVGTITSGDAA encoded by the coding sequence GTGATCGCCGGTCTCAGGGCGCTGACCTCGCGCGGCCGCTCCTTCCTCGCCTCGGGCGTGGCCGCGCTGCTGTGCGCGGTGGCGCTCGGCGAGCACGACCTGCTGCGGGTCAGCGTGCTCGTCATCGCGCTCCCGCTCCTGTCGGCGATGGTGGTCGCCCGCACCCGCTACCGGCTGAGCTGCGCCCGCAGGCTCTACCCGGCCCGCGTGCCCGTCGGCACCGACAGCACCGTGACCCTGCGGCTGGAGAACGTCACCCGGCTGCCCACCGGCCTGCTCCTCATCGAGGACACCGTCCCCTACGCCGTCGGCACCCGTCCCCGGTTCGTCCTGGACCGGGTCGAGTCGCAGGGCGTCCGCGAGATCGACTACAAGGTGCGCTCCGACCTGCGCGGCAGGTTCCCGATCGGGCCGCTGTCGGTGCGCATCGCCGACCCGTTCGGCCTGGTGGAGCTCACCCGGGGGTTCGCGGCCACCGACACCCTCACGGTGGTGCCGGAGGTCGTGCCGCTCCCCCACGTCAGGCTCTCGGGCGAGTGGACCGGCGGCGGCGACAGCCGCACGGCCAGCGTGGCCGCGGCCGGGGACGACGACGTCGGCCCGCGCGAGTACCGCCAGGGCGACGACCTGCGGCGCGTCCACTGGCGCTCGACCGCCCGCTACGGCGAGCTGATGGTGCGCCGCGAGGAGCAGCAGCGGCAGAGCAGGGGCGCCCTGCTGCTGGACACCCGCAGGCACGCCCACCGCGGCGAGGGACCGCGCTCGTCCTTCGAGGTCGCGGTGTCGGCCGCCGCCTCGATCGGCGCACACCTGGCCCATGACGGTCTCGGCCTGCGGCTGGTCACCGACCAGGGCGCCCAGCACCTCGCCGACGCCTCCGGCGGCCACGGGCTGCTGGACGCGCTCGCGGTCGTGCGCCAGAGCACCGCGCGGTCCCTGGAGTCCGGCGTCGCGGCGCTGCGCCAGGGCGGCGGCGACGGGCTCATCGTGGCCGTGCTCGGCGACCTGGACCCCGAGGAGGCCAGGGCGCTCGCCCGCCTGCGGCACGGCGGGGTCACCGGCGTGGCCGTGCTGCTGGACGTGCGCGGCTGGCAGCAGACCCCGGCGCACCACACCGCCGAGAACGAGCCCTACGAACTGGCGCGCGCCGTGCTCGCCGGCGCGGGGTGGCGGGTCGTGCGCCTGCCCGCGGGCACCTCGATCGCCGCGGTCTGGCAGGAGGCCGCCCAGAACAGCCGGTTCGCCGGGCCGGTCGGCACCATCACCTCAGGAGACGCGGCATGA
- a CDS encoding AAA family ATPase: MGVTHDVGQELGGLVATAHRIREAIESVIEGKGDVVRLTLTVMLAEGHLLIEDVPGVGKTMLAKALARSIDCPVRRVQFTPDLLPSDITGVSAFNQQSREFEFKPGPVFANIVVGDEINRASPKTQSALLECMEEHQVTVDGTTYRLDTPFMVIATQNPIEMEGTYPLPEAQRDRFTARIAMGYPEPAAELEMLDVHGASSPLDKLQPVATTAEVRALIDAVRAVYVSQPIKRYAIDLVAATRQTRDLRLGASPRATLHLVRAARAHAALSGRDYVIPDDLQDLAVPVLAHRLLPSLEAQGQRLRPEHVMADLLRRVPVPESRERGAGGAAPR, encoded by the coding sequence GTGGGAGTGACCCACGATGTCGGACAGGAATTGGGGGGTCTGGTCGCGACGGCGCACCGGATCCGCGAGGCGATCGAATCGGTGATCGAGGGAAAGGGCGACGTCGTCCGTCTCACCCTCACCGTGATGCTGGCGGAGGGGCACCTCCTCATCGAGGACGTCCCCGGCGTCGGCAAGACCATGCTGGCCAAGGCACTCGCGCGGTCCATCGACTGCCCCGTGCGCCGCGTCCAGTTCACCCCGGACCTTCTCCCCAGCGACATCACGGGCGTCAGCGCCTTCAACCAGCAGTCGCGGGAGTTCGAGTTCAAGCCGGGGCCCGTCTTCGCCAACATCGTCGTGGGCGACGAGATCAACCGGGCCTCCCCCAAGACGCAGTCGGCCCTGCTGGAGTGCATGGAGGAGCACCAGGTCACCGTCGACGGCACGACCTACCGGCTCGACACGCCCTTCATGGTCATCGCGACCCAGAACCCCATCGAGATGGAGGGCACCTACCCCCTCCCCGAGGCCCAGCGCGACCGCTTCACGGCGCGGATCGCCATGGGCTACCCCGAGCCGGCCGCCGAGCTGGAGATGCTGGACGTCCACGGGGCCTCCTCGCCGCTGGACAAGCTGCAACCCGTCGCCACGACCGCCGAGGTGCGCGCGCTGATCGACGCCGTGCGCGCCGTCTACGTCTCCCAGCCCATCAAGCGGTACGCCATCGACCTGGTGGCCGCCACCCGGCAGACCCGCGACCTGCGCCTGGGCGCCTCGCCCCGCGCCACGCTCCACCTGGTGCGGGCGGCCAGGGCGCACGCCGCGCTGTCGGGCCGCGACTACGTCATCCCCGACGACCTGCAGGACCTGGCCGTCCCTGTCCTCGCCCACCGTCTTCTCCCGAGCCTGGAGGCCCAGGGCCAGCGCCTGCGGCCCGAACACGTCATGGCCGACCTCCTGCGCCGCGTCCCCGTGCCCGAGAGCCGGGAAAGGGGGGCGGGCGGGGCGGCGCCGCGGTGA
- a CDS encoding peptidoglycan D,D-transpeptidase FtsI family protein: MSRPAAPLRLGNPRRRINIGLMGMAVVLSLFAGRLVQLQGLDSKVFEAKAAKLRVHDDPLPARRGTISDVNGHPLAITVEARKISIDPTKVPPQQREQVAAALAPPLGVPKDDLVAKLATQRTHYALLARDVPIGVAKNVLDLKVGGAKIPSLSADPTYQRLYPGDDLAGGLVGFVGDEGGGLTGFEQAYDKLLSGKDGKQTVEVGGAGQRIPMTRSTRVEPVAGQGLRLTIDRDVQWAAQQAIARQVKATGARSGSVIVMDVRTGQVVAMANAPEVDLNKWESVSPADWGNRAVSEVFEPGSTNKVITAAAALETGAVRPETVFEVKDKYQCADRVLSDAHPHPPERLTFTGIMAESSNVGTLMAAERVGDETLYNMLRGFGFGAKSGAGFYGEEVGLLPKADTWSGSQRCTIAFGQGVSVTALQMASVYQTIANDGVRITPQIVAGTVDQHDRFVPAKAPKQTRVVSRRSAKDIARMLEAAVSADGSTGSLAAIKGYRVAGKTGTAMRYDENCRGYCGYTATFVGFTPADAPRLVALAVLQAPKNGSHFGGEIAAPVFKEVMTFALKSRKIPPTGTTAPPVRLSADG, encoded by the coding sequence ATGTCGCGCCCGGCGGCGCCGCTGCGGCTCGGCAACCCGCGCCGGCGCATCAACATCGGCCTGATGGGCATGGCGGTGGTGCTCTCGCTGTTCGCGGGGCGCCTGGTCCAGCTCCAGGGGCTGGACTCCAAGGTCTTCGAGGCCAAGGCCGCCAAGCTGCGCGTCCACGACGACCCGCTGCCCGCGCGCCGCGGCACGATCAGCGACGTCAACGGCCACCCGCTCGCCATCACCGTCGAGGCCCGCAAGATCTCCATCGACCCCACCAAGGTGCCCCCTCAGCAGCGCGAGCAGGTCGCGGCGGCGCTGGCGCCGCCGCTGGGCGTGCCCAAGGACGATCTCGTGGCCAAGCTCGCGACCCAGCGGACCCACTACGCGCTGCTGGCCCGCGACGTGCCCATCGGCGTGGCCAAGAACGTCCTCGACCTCAAGGTGGGCGGCGCCAAGATCCCCAGCCTGTCCGCGGATCCGACGTACCAGCGGCTCTACCCCGGCGACGACCTCGCCGGCGGGCTGGTCGGGTTCGTCGGCGACGAGGGGGGCGGCCTGACCGGGTTCGAGCAGGCCTACGACAAGCTGCTCAGCGGCAAGGACGGCAAGCAGACCGTCGAGGTCGGCGGCGCGGGCCAGCGCATCCCCATGACCCGCAGCACGCGGGTGGAGCCGGTAGCCGGGCAGGGCCTGCGGCTGACCATCGACCGCGACGTCCAGTGGGCCGCCCAGCAGGCCATCGCCCGGCAGGTCAAGGCCACCGGCGCCCGCAGCGGCAGCGTGATCGTCATGGACGTCCGCACCGGCCAGGTGGTCGCCATGGCCAACGCGCCTGAGGTCGACCTCAACAAGTGGGAGTCGGTGTCGCCCGCCGACTGGGGCAACCGCGCGGTGTCGGAGGTGTTCGAGCCCGGCAGCACCAACAAGGTCATCACGGCCGCCGCCGCCCTGGAGACGGGCGCGGTGCGGCCCGAGACCGTGTTCGAGGTCAAGGACAAGTACCAGTGCGCCGACCGCGTGCTCAGCGACGCGCACCCGCACCCGCCGGAGCGGCTGACCTTCACCGGCATCATGGCCGAGTCCAGCAACGTGGGCACGCTGATGGCCGCCGAGCGGGTCGGCGACGAGACGCTGTACAACATGCTGCGCGGCTTCGGCTTCGGCGCCAAGAGCGGCGCGGGGTTCTACGGCGAGGAGGTCGGGCTGCTGCCCAAGGCCGACACCTGGTCGGGCAGCCAGCGCTGCACGATCGCCTTCGGCCAGGGCGTCTCGGTGACGGCCCTGCAGATGGCCAGCGTGTACCAGACCATCGCCAACGACGGGGTGCGGATCACGCCGCAGATCGTCGCGGGCACGGTCGACCAGCACGACAGGTTCGTGCCGGCCAAGGCCCCGAAGCAGACCCGCGTGGTGAGCCGGCGCAGCGCCAAGGACATCGCGCGGATGCTGGAGGCCGCGGTCAGCGCCGACGGCAGCACCGGGTCGCTGGCCGCCATCAAGGGATACCGAGTGGCGGGTAAAACCGGCACCGCGATGCGATACGACGAGAACTGCCGAGGGTATTGCGGCTATACCGCTACCTTTGTGGGGTTCACTCCCGCAGACGCGCCGCGTCTGGTGGCCCTGGCCGTCCTCCAGGCGCCCAAGAACGGCAGCCACTTCGGCGGGGAAATCGCCGCACCCGTGTTCAAGGAAGTCATGACGTTCGCGTTGAAGAGCCGCAAGATCCCGCCGACCGGCACGACCGCCCCCCCGGTGCGGTTGAGCGCCGACGGCTGA
- a CDS encoding DUF3040 domain-containing protein produces MPLSEHEQRLLDQIEQALYSEDPKWANTVRISDPRNHYKRRLVKASIGFVLGVVLLMVGVVAPIIPLGVGGFVVMLAACLWGLSSWKRMNGLGGDARAQGGHGRPERRRGSRQGFMERMEERWRRRSDER; encoded by the coding sequence GTGCCGCTCTCTGAGCACGAGCAGCGCCTGCTCGACCAGATCGAGCAGGCCCTCTATAGCGAGGACCCGAAGTGGGCCAACACCGTTCGGATCAGTGATCCACGCAACCATTACAAACGCCGCCTTGTGAAAGCCTCCATCGGCTTCGTCCTCGGTGTCGTCCTGCTGATGGTCGGCGTCGTGGCACCGATCATCCCACTCGGTGTGGGCGGCTTCGTGGTCATGCTCGCCGCGTGTTTGTGGGGTCTGTCCAGTTGGAAGCGTATGAACGGGCTCGGCGGCGACGCCAGGGCGCAGGGCGGCCACGGCCGGCCCGAGCGGCGCCGCGGGTCCCGGCAGGGATTCATGGAACGCATGGAGGAACGCTGGCGCCGCAGGAGCGACGAGCGCTGA